From the Bacillota bacterium genome, the window CCCGCAGCCGGTACCAACGATACAAAACGGTGATCATGGGTATTTTTAATGCCGGCCAGACCATACCCCCGCTGGCGGTTATTGCTCTATTTTTCCCATTTCTGGGTTTGGGATACCGACCGGCGGTTATAGCCCTGACTCTCTATGCGCTTCTGCCTATTGCCCGCAATACTCTGGCCGGGATATCTGCCGTACCGCGGGAGGTTAAAGAAGCCGCCAGGGGAATGGGTATGACAGAATGGCAGATCTTGAAAGAGGTTGAAATACCCCTGGCTTTGCCGGTTGTTATTTCGGGGATCAAAACCTCTGCTGTTTTAACTGCCGGAACTGCAGCTTTGGCTGCCCTTATTGGCGGAAAAGGAATGGGAGCGGTTATTTTTGCCGGCATCAATTTCTTTAGGGTCGAGCTTATTCTGGCGGGAACCATATATATTGGAATGATGGCGGTTTTATTTGATCGGGTGCTGACTTACCTGGGACACAGGTTCACAGCCCCGCATATGAAATAAAAAAAAGGAGATGAAGAAATGAAAAAGCATTTTACCTTAATTATGTTGGTAATATTGCTCTGTTTGGCTTTTGTAGTTATCGGTTGTGGATCTGAAGGGAGCTACAGGGGACCGGAAATGCGTTTGGCCACTTCGGCTGAATGGACCGAAAGGGCTGATGGGCTCTCAAATTTTGAAGAACACTATGGTTTCGAATATCCCCGCAGTCAACTGGTCATCGTTGAACTGGGATTATCGTACCAGGCGGTTGGGTCAGGACAGGCTGAAATTGGTGTCGGGGATGCAACCGAAGGCCGGATTGCCCAGTACAACTTGGTTGTTCTTGAAGACGATCTCCTTTTCTTCCCGGCATATAATCCAGCCCCGGTGATCAGGGGAGATGTACTGGAGAGATATCCGGAGATTGCAGATATCATGATGGAAGTTTCGCAGCTACTGGATCTTGAAACTCTAACCCTCCTTAATAAGAACGTAACTGTCGAAAATAATCAGCCTGAAGATGTTGCAAGGACTTTCCTGATCGAGCAGGGTTTAATTTCCTCAGGCGAGCCGGAGGCTGATCCGGCAAAAGATACACCGGTGATTGTCAGTGGCAAGACCTTTGCCGAAGCTCTGACCCTGGGTTATATGACAGCCTACCTTCTCGAAGACAGAGGTTTTACTGTCATTGATGAGGTTGGTCTGGCAGAGGTAGCGCTGATCCGCCCTGCCCTTGAGGCGGGAGAGATCGATATCTACTGGGAGTATACGGGGACAGGCCTGATTAATGTCATGGGACATGACGAAGTGGTCACCGATCCTCAACTCTGCTATGAACTGATTCGCGACTGGGACCTGGATAACAATGATATTATCTGGCTTGATTATGCACCTGCGAACAATACTTTTGTATTGTTTATTTCACCTGAGGTGTATGAAGAATACGGCTGGACTAAATTATCTGATCTCGCCGAATTTTTCAGGCAGAATAAATAGAAAGGACGTTTTTTGGTGCTGACTGATCTGACAATTGAAGAATTTGTAAATGAAGTTGCTTCTTCCTCACCTGCCCCGGGAGGAGGCAGCGTAGCTGCTTTTGCAGGGGCTCAGGCGGCAGGATTACTCTCCATGTATTGTAACCTGAGTCAAAAACGGGATAAACTTGGCGATGTGGTTGATCTAATCCAAAAAACCGGGGAGGAAGCACGATATATTAAAGAGAAGCTGCTTGAAGCCATTGATGAAGACACCCTGGCCTTCAATAAGGTGATGGACGCTTACAGGATGCCAAAAGATGATGAAAAAGCGAGGGGTGAACGCAATAATGCTGTACAAAAGGCCGTATTATATGCAGCAGAAGTACCGCTTCAAACAGCACGCCGTTCACTTCGCATTCTCTCGCTGATTAAAGACATTGAAGCGAGGGGCAATCCGTCAGCCATAACGGATCTCGGAGTGGCTAATCTTCATGCATATTCGGGGCTAATCGGTGCCTGTTATAATGTTCAGATCAACATCAGCCTGCTAAACGATAATAAGACAGCAGCAGACTTTAACCACGAAGTTGCAGAGCTTCACAGGCAGGGTGAAAACTTGTTTATTCATAACAAGGCTTTGATCGAGAATAATCTCAGCTAGGTTGGTTATACAGGAAGAAAAACCCTGGGTCACAAGGTCGGAAAGGTGAGGACGATGAGTGATTACTATAAGATAATCGACGATTCTCCGTCTTTGCTTAATTATCTCTTTTATCCACGCCGTCAACACAGCAAACCACCGGATGGAGCATATGATCTGAACATACCGGTTAGTGAAAATGTCGTAATTGTATGCCGGGCATTTTTATCTGACAGCAAGGCTCCCTGGTTATTGTTTTTTCACGGGAATGGTGAGGTTGTTAGTGATTATGACCACATGGCGCCTCATTATAATAAGGCTGGCCTAAATCTGCTGGTAGCAGACTACAGGGGATATGGTGCGAGCGGAGGCAGACCTACATTTCAGAATCTGGTTAACGATGCTTATCTTATTTACCAATTTGTATCAAAGGAGATCAATAATCAGGAAGGTTTATCAGAATGGTTTGTCATGGGCCGATCCCTGGGCAGCATATCTGCGCTGGAATTAGCGGGACGTTTCCCTGACCAGATAAAAGGAATTATTATTGAGAGCGGGTTTATCAGCGTAGCCGGTTTGATATATCACCTCGGCCTTCCTAACCCCGGTGATCTCTCATCCCTTGAGGAAACATACAGAAAGATGGCTGCTTCTATTAAGATACCGGCTCTTGTTATTCACGGCAGCAGAGATCGCCTGGTTCCGCTGTCCCAGGGGAAAGTTCTTTATCAGGCGCTTGGTTCTGCAGAAAAAAAGTTGGTTCTTATCCCCGACGCTGATCATAACGATATAATGTTTGTAGACACCGTCAAATATATCAAAGCCGTCAAGGAATTTGTAAATACATATAGTGATCGATAATTCAAGGAGGTTTCAGATTAGAATGAAAATCAAAGATATAATGACGACTGAAGTGGTCACCGTCTCAACCAGTGATTCTGTTGAACAGTGTGCAAAGTTACTCC encodes:
- a CDS encoding glycine betaine ABC transporter substrate-binding protein: MKKHFTLIMLVILLCLAFVVIGCGSEGSYRGPEMRLATSAEWTERADGLSNFEEHYGFEYPRSQLVIVELGLSYQAVGSGQAEIGVGDATEGRIAQYNLVVLEDDLLFFPAYNPAPVIRGDVLERYPEIADIMMEVSQLLDLETLTLLNKNVTVENNQPEDVARTFLIEQGLISSGEPEADPAKDTPVIVSGKTFAEALTLGYMTAYLLEDRGFTVIDEVGLAEVALIRPALEAGEIDIYWEYTGTGLINVMGHDEVVTDPQLCYELIRDWDLDNNDIIWLDYAPANNTFVLFISPEVYEEYGWTKLSDLAEFFRQNK
- a CDS encoding ABC transporter permease produces the protein MNFDSGRFIEALVSRSIPHIPEHLQLVLIPLAIATAIAFPAGVLLTRSRYQRYKTVIMGIFNAGQTIPPLAVIALFFPFLGLGYRPAVIALTLYALLPIARNTLAGISAVPREVKEAARGMGMTEWQILKEVEIPLALPVVISGIKTSAVLTAGTAALAALIGGKGMGAVIFAGINFFRVELILAGTIYIGMMAVLFDRVLTYLGHRFTAPHMK
- a CDS encoding alpha/beta fold hydrolase → MSDYYKIIDDSPSLLNYLFYPRRQHSKPPDGAYDLNIPVSENVVIVCRAFLSDSKAPWLLFFHGNGEVVSDYDHMAPHYNKAGLNLLVADYRGYGASGGRPTFQNLVNDAYLIYQFVSKEINNQEGLSEWFVMGRSLGSISALELAGRFPDQIKGIIIESGFISVAGLIYHLGLPNPGDLSSLEETYRKMAASIKIPALVIHGSRDRLVPLSQGKVLYQALGSAEKKLVLIPDADHNDIMFVDTVKYIKAVKEFVNTYSDR
- a CDS encoding cyclodeaminase/cyclohydrolase family protein gives rise to the protein MLTDLTIEEFVNEVASSSPAPGGGSVAAFAGAQAAGLLSMYCNLSQKRDKLGDVVDLIQKTGEEARYIKEKLLEAIDEDTLAFNKVMDAYRMPKDDEKARGERNNAVQKAVLYAAEVPLQTARRSLRILSLIKDIEARGNPSAITDLGVANLHAYSGLIGACYNVQINISLLNDNKTAADFNHEVAELHRQGENLFIHNKALIENNLS